One Xyrauchen texanus isolate HMW12.3.18 chromosome 44, RBS_HiC_50CHRs, whole genome shotgun sequence DNA segment encodes these proteins:
- the LOC127636859 gene encoding serine/threonine-protein phosphatase 2A catalytic subunit beta isoform-like codes for MDDKVFTKELDQWVEQLNECKQLTENQVRTLCEKAKEILTKESNVQEVRCPVTVCGDVHGQFHDLMELFRIGGKSPDTNYLFMGDYVDRGYYSVETVSLLVALKVRYPERITILRGNHESRQITQVYGFYDECLRKYGNANVWKYFTDLFDYLPLTALVDGQIFCLHGGLSPSIDTLDHIRALDRLQEVPHEGPMCDLLWSDPDDRGGWGISPRGAGYTFGQDISETFNHANGLTLVSRAHQLVMEGYNWCHDRNVVTIFSAPNYCYRCGNQAAIMELDDTLKYSFLQFDPAPRRGEPHVTRRTPDYFL; via the exons ATGGATGATAAAGTGTTCACGAAAGAATTAGACCAATGGGTCGAGCAGCTGAACGAGTGCAAACAGCTCACCGAGAACCAAGTGAGAACGCTCTGCGAGAAG GCTAAAGAGATCCTCACTAAAGAGTCTAATGTTCAGGAGGTTCGCTGTCCTGTCACAGTGTGCGGGGATGTGCACGGCCAATTTCATGACCTCATGGAGCTGTTCAGAATTGGTGGGAAGTCACCAGACACCAACTATCTGTTCATGGGCGACTATGTAGACAGAGGCTATTACTCAGTGGAGACAGTCTCACTGCTTGTTGCCCTAAAG GTTCGATATCCAGAACGCATCACAATATTGCGGGGAAACCACGAGAGCAGACAGATCACACAGGTTTACGGTTTCTATGACGAGTGCTTGAGGAAATACGGCAATGCAAATGTCTGGAAATACTTCACAGATCTCTTTGACTATCTTCCCCTTACGGCACTAGTGGATGGACAG ATCTTCTGTCTGCATGGTGGTCTCTCTCCATCTATTGACACGCTGGATCACATTCGTGCTCTGGATCGCCTGCAGGAGGTCCCACATGAG GGGCCGATGTGTGATCTGCTGTGGTCAGATCCTGATGATCGTGGTGGTTGGGGAATCTCTCCTCGAGGTGCTGGATACACCTTTGGACAAGACATCTCTGAAACCTTCAATCACGCTAATGGCCTCACGCTGGTGTCACGTGCTCATCAGCTCGTCATGGAG ggATACAACTGGTGTCATGATAGGAATGTCGTCACTATCTTCAGTGCGCCAAACTACTGCTATCGCTGCGGCAACCAGGCTGCCATTATGGAACTCGATGATACTCTTAAATATTCATT CCTTCAGTTTGATCCAGCCCCTCGACGCGGAGAGCCCCACGTAACCCGCCGCACACCCGACTACTTTCTGTAA